The Blautia pseudococcoides genome segment ACCCTGCTGTGTGCATTTCCCAGTTTTTATCCAGAATCTGTTTTATCATTTAGCTGCCTTCTCCTCTTTCCACCTATTATTCTTCACTGCCGTCAATCAGAAGATGACTATATTCCGGATGTTTTGCAAACCAGCCAACCGCATAGGAACATGTGGGAAGTACCTTTTTCCCGCTCTCATCCAGATATTGTGCCGCTGCCTGCATAAGTTTTCCCGCAATCCCCTGCCCGCGCAGGGATTCATCTACAAAGGTATGGTTTATGTTCACCGTGTTTTTGTTCACAGCCGGAAATGTGATTTCTGCCAGCATTATTCCTTCTTCGTTGTAGTAGGCAATTCTTGCTTTTTCCTTCGTAAATTCCATAATCATTCTCCTCATCTTTTTTATTTATTATAAAAGCCGGCATAACCGGCTTTTATGGTTCTGTTTTTATGATGCAAGGGCTTTTGTTTTCCACTTTCCTTTTCTGTAGAAAAATCCGGTGACAATGGCTCCCAATACCCAGGAGACCAGCAGGGAGATGAAGATACATTCACTGCGGCCATTTGGAAGCTCAGGTGTTCTGGTAGCCCAGGATATTCCGTAGGCAAGGGGCACACGGATCAGCACAGTGGTAATAATAGATATCCACATAGGTGTCATGGTATCACCTGCCCCTCTCATAACACCGGAAAGGCTCTGGGTCACAGCCATGGCAATATATCCCACAGCCAGAATACACATCAGGCGCATACTCAGCTCCACAAGCTCAGAGGTACTGGTGAAAATCCCCATAAGATTTTTGCCGAACAGCAGGATCATGGCTGTGATGACCGCAGAGGTTCCCGCTGCTATAAGAGTTCCCTGCCTGGCTCCTTTTTCCACCCGGTCATAACTGTTTGCACCTACATTCTGGCCTGCATAGGTTGTCATGGTGGTTCCGAAAGAGAAGTTGGGCATCATGGCAAATCCGTCCACACGCATGACGATCACATTGGCTGCTATGAACATTTCCCCAAAGCTGTTTGT includes the following:
- a CDS encoding GNAT family N-acetyltransferase; this encodes MRRMIMEFTKEKARIAYYNEEGIMLAEITFPAVNKNTVNINHTFVDESLRGQGIAGKLMQAAAQYLDESGKKVLPTCSYAVGWFAKHPEYSHLLIDGSEE